A region from the Lycium barbarum isolate Lr01 chromosome 8, ASM1917538v2, whole genome shotgun sequence genome encodes:
- the LOC132607719 gene encoding uncharacterized protein LOC132607719 has product MVKLPRLMLVCWLNGSQVEASTEYVYTVNDGPRHFIIDLKKKTCSCRMFQLDEILCSHAWAVLKNKNLTADAYCSKLFKPETVVNTYDVPVDPLPDETECNVPKSISDEVVMPPIYKRPPGRPKKKRVITGVDDW; this is encoded by the coding sequence ATGGTAAAACTGCCCAGGTTAATGCTTGTTTGTTGGTTAAATGGTTCTCAGGTTGAAGCATCAACTGAATATGTTTACACAGTGAATGATGGACCGAGGCATTTCATAATcgatttgaagaagaaaacttgCAGCTGCAGGATGTTCCAACTGGACGAGATACTGTGTTCTCATGCATGGGCAGTATTGAAGAATAAAAATTTGACCGCTGATGCATATTGTTCGAAATTATTCAAGCCAGAAACAGTTGTGAACACATATGATGTGCCGGTTGATCCTCTTCCCGATGAGACCGAGTGTAATGTTCCTAAAAGCATATCAGATGAAGTTGTTATGCCACCGATCTATAAGAGACCCCCTGGGAGGCCAAAAAAGAAGAGGGTCATTACAGGAGTTGATGATTGGTAA